From a single Paraburkholderia edwinii genomic region:
- a CDS encoding Lrp/AsnC family transcriptional regulator, with the protein MKLDTLDIRILRALQRDGKLQNLQLAETVGLSPSPCLRRVRRMEESRVIEGYVALVNAGAIGLGLTVFARISLVSQDAETVERFAEAVRQLPQVLECYIMAGECDALLRVVAEDIDAYRKFQSTHLVRAIGVQTVKTDIPLQKVKQSTELPI; encoded by the coding sequence ATCAAACTCGACACGCTTGATATTCGTATCCTTCGCGCGCTCCAGCGCGATGGCAAGCTACAGAACCTTCAACTCGCCGAGACAGTCGGCCTATCGCCCTCGCCCTGTCTGAGACGGGTACGGCGCATGGAGGAATCGCGGGTTATTGAAGGCTACGTGGCATTGGTCAACGCCGGCGCAATTGGTCTGGGGCTGACGGTGTTCGCGCGCATATCGCTGGTATCGCAAGATGCGGAAACGGTGGAGCGTTTTGCAGAGGCGGTGCGACAACTGCCGCAGGTCCTTGAGTGTTACATCATGGCCGGCGAATGCGACGCGTTGCTCCGTGTCGTTGCCGAAGACATCGACGCCTACCGGAAATTCCAGAGCACACATCTCGTCCGTGCTATTGGTGTGCAGACGGTGAAAACCGATATACCGTTGCAGAAGGTCAAGCAATCGACGGAATTGCCGATCTAA
- a CDS encoding VOC family protein produces the protein MNSVLSKLPMRLHHNAFTTADHEKNRQFYEDILGFPLIAMYIEQTTFDGEAVEVGHALYGLGDGSALAFFQIHGAVPDESWMATPQPIYVHIALLVDEATQAELADRLKLAGKDCVVRDHGYCHSLYVRDPNGLLLEFTVDHPDAATMTEEMTQSAHADMQRWVQGNRAPNNRWRPQPTAAR, from the coding sequence ATGAACTCAGTGTTGTCCAAGTTACCGATGCGCCTGCACCACAATGCCTTCACGACAGCAGATCATGAAAAGAATCGGCAATTCTATGAAGACATACTAGGTTTTCCGCTTATTGCAATGTATATCGAGCAAACCACGTTTGACGGAGAAGCCGTTGAAGTGGGACATGCGCTATACGGACTCGGGGACGGCAGCGCGCTTGCTTTTTTTCAAATCCATGGCGCTGTCCCTGACGAAAGTTGGATGGCGACGCCGCAGCCGATCTACGTGCACATCGCATTACTAGTCGATGAGGCCACCCAGGCGGAGCTTGCGGATAGACTGAAGCTTGCCGGTAAGGACTGTGTCGTCCGTGATCACGGATACTGTCACTCCCTTTATGTACGCGATCCGAACGGTCTATTGCTGGAGTTTACGGTTGATCACCCGGACGCCGCTACGATGACTGAAGAAATGACCCAATCTGCACATGCGGATATGCAACGCTGGGTTCAGGGAAATCGCGCGCCGAATAATCGTTGGCGCCCACAACCAACAGCCGCGCGATGA
- a CDS encoding VOC family protein, translating to MTEAIKSMRLNHLSFPSADVPATVEFFERHLGFTVSSTWEGSAILKRPGFDVVIDCVTDHVPAYPRAFHAGFELPTPEDLNALYEQFVAEGVDMETGIFNNGRGSRFFCRAPGGVMFELNTRADAAPEYRTTFED from the coding sequence ATGACTGAAGCAATCAAAAGTATGAGGCTCAACCACCTGAGCTTTCCTTCCGCCGACGTTCCAGCGACCGTCGAATTCTTTGAACGCCATCTCGGGTTCACGGTGTCCAGCACATGGGAAGGCTCGGCCATTCTGAAGCGACCCGGCTTCGATGTGGTGATCGACTGCGTGACCGATCATGTGCCCGCCTATCCGCGCGCGTTTCACGCAGGCTTCGAATTGCCGACGCCGGAAGACCTCAACGCCCTTTATGAGCAATTCGTCGCGGAAGGTGTCGACATGGAAACAGGCATTTTCAACAACGGACGCGGCTCACGCTTCTTCTGCCGCGCACCCGGTGGCGTGATGTTCGAGCTGAACACGCGCGCCGATGCAGCGCCCGAATATCGCACGACGTTCGAGGACTAA
- a CDS encoding TetR/AcrR family transcriptional regulator, protein MGADDQRILGEASLRGHPKHKPTRPRRVPLQGRAEETVASIIEAAAQILEKEGFAGFNTNAVARRAGVSIGSLYQYFPGKDALTVALINRENKRFYDDAAIALTRRSGRAALEYLLAAAVRRQLQRPMLARLLDLEEARPTLRGEVEKDELEGLFHEVLRRAAPKHERLDVAAADVIAIIRGMVDSAGERGETDLQSLEERLRAAVFGYLART, encoded by the coding sequence ATGGGCGCCGATGACCAGCGAATCCTCGGCGAGGCAAGCTTGAGAGGCCATCCGAAGCACAAGCCCACTCGCCCGCGCAGAGTGCCGCTTCAGGGGCGCGCCGAGGAAACCGTTGCATCGATCATCGAAGCAGCGGCGCAAATTCTCGAAAAGGAAGGTTTTGCGGGCTTCAACACGAACGCCGTCGCACGTCGTGCGGGCGTGAGCATCGGATCGCTGTATCAGTATTTTCCGGGCAAGGACGCGCTAACAGTCGCGCTCATCAATCGCGAGAACAAGCGGTTCTATGACGACGCAGCTATCGCGCTGACGAGGCGCAGTGGCAGGGCAGCGCTGGAATATTTGCTTGCCGCCGCGGTGCGTCGGCAATTGCAGCGTCCGATGCTTGCGCGTCTGCTCGATCTTGAGGAAGCGCGGCCGACGTTACGCGGCGAAGTAGAGAAAGACGAGCTTGAGGGCTTGTTTCACGAAGTGCTGCGACGGGCTGCACCGAAACATGAACGTCTCGATGTCGCCGCGGCAGACGTCATCGCCATTATTCGCGGGATGGTCGATTCCGCAGGCGAGCGCGGTGAAACCGACTTGCAAAGTCTCGAAGAACGCCTGCGCGCGGCGGTCTTCGGTTATCTCGCCAGGACGTAA
- a CDS encoding acyl-CoA dehydrogenase family protein, producing the protein MPSTDTPAAISARTSGPVAAAQDLAQLIKDQREALGKGPDLPAALADALVQAGLTQLWLPRALGGAETDPLEFVRVIETLAKLDGSVAWSALISSAASRFAGLTAVEPMRRLLPSGKMHAFSGSGNPTGTITRDEEGWRIDGRWTWASFSRHSTVTALVCVEQENGSPRLAANGGPVMRAALLPSAMVQVMGNWNSGGLRSSGSHDITCTGVRVPDDYTTTMDMPSRQQGPLYSLPMSSAFAIAIIGLPLGIAAAAIDALIALARTKTAFFSTAPLYEQEHVQLEVAWAKTRLLAARAFAFEAVGALWASASSGQTPSVEQQALLRMACCNAGDVGKQVVSRMYAAAGSSAVLEEAPFAAQLRDIHAACQHINFAERMMVPPGRILLGLAPGTAVL; encoded by the coding sequence GTGCCCTCAACTGATACCCCTGCTGCCATTTCCGCCCGGACCTCCGGGCCGGTCGCTGCTGCCCAGGATCTCGCACAGCTAATCAAAGACCAGCGGGAAGCCCTTGGCAAGGGACCCGATCTCCCCGCCGCGCTCGCCGACGCCTTGGTGCAAGCAGGCCTCACCCAGCTCTGGCTGCCGCGCGCCCTTGGAGGTGCGGAGACCGATCCCCTCGAATTTGTTCGCGTAATCGAAACTCTGGCCAAACTGGATGGATCAGTAGCCTGGTCGGCCCTGATCTCGTCGGCCGCTTCCAGATTCGCCGGGCTAACAGCAGTTGAGCCAATGCGCCGCCTGTTGCCGTCCGGCAAGATGCACGCCTTTAGCGGCAGCGGAAATCCCACCGGTACTATCACTCGCGATGAAGAGGGTTGGCGCATCGACGGTCGTTGGACTTGGGCCAGCTTTAGCCGGCATAGCACCGTCACCGCGTTAGTATGTGTCGAACAGGAGAACGGTTCCCCGCGCCTCGCTGCCAACGGCGGACCCGTGATGCGCGCCGCGTTGCTTCCATCGGCCATGGTGCAGGTCATGGGTAACTGGAATAGCGGCGGGCTACGGTCGAGCGGCAGCCATGACATCACCTGTACCGGGGTACGAGTACCCGACGATTACACCACTACAATGGACATGCCTTCCCGGCAGCAGGGACCGCTGTATAGCCTGCCGATGTCCTCTGCGTTCGCCATTGCGATTATCGGTCTTCCGCTTGGCATTGCAGCCGCCGCTATCGACGCGCTGATTGCTTTGGCTCGAACAAAGACCGCGTTCTTCAGCACTGCACCGCTTTATGAGCAGGAGCATGTGCAGCTCGAAGTTGCCTGGGCGAAAACGCGTCTCCTCGCGGCACGCGCCTTCGCCTTCGAAGCCGTCGGCGCACTTTGGGCTTCGGCCTCCTCAGGACAGACTCCGTCGGTGGAACAGCAGGCGCTGCTGCGCATGGCATGCTGCAACGCTGGCGATGTCGGTAAGCAGGTTGTGAGCAGAATGTACGCGGCGGCAGGCAGCAGCGCTGTACTCGAAGAAGCGCCCTTCGCCGCGCAGCTTCGCGATATTCACGCAGCGTGTCAGCACATCAACTTCGCCGAGCGCATGATGGTGCCGCCAGGGCGCATCCTGCTAGGCCTTGCGCCCGGGACAGCTGTGCTTTGA
- a CDS encoding SDR family oxidoreductase, which yields MNTISVVTGASRGLGRNTALNIARKGGDVVLTYLGNQNAASEVVAEIEALGRKAIALQLDTGRVSTFPDFADRLREALRANWRRSAFDHLVNNAGHGDFAAIAETTEVQFDKLVDVHFKGVFFLTQALLPLIEDGGRIVNLSSGLTRMSTPGWSAYAAAKGAVEVLTVYMAKELGSRKIAVNVVAPGAIETDFFGGAVRDTPEFNQFFAEMTAMGRVGVADDIGPMIATLLGADNRWITAQRIEVSGGQGI from the coding sequence ATGAACACCATTTCTGTCGTGACCGGCGCGAGCCGCGGCCTTGGCCGAAACACCGCGCTGAACATTGCGCGCAAAGGCGGCGACGTCGTGCTGACTTACCTCGGCAACCAGAACGCCGCTAGCGAAGTCGTTGCCGAGATCGAGGCGCTCGGCCGCAAGGCGATTGCGTTGCAACTCGACACCGGCCGTGTATCCACCTTCCCGGATTTCGCTGACCGTTTGCGGGAGGCATTGCGTGCGAACTGGCGGCGATCCGCATTTGATCACCTCGTGAACAACGCGGGACACGGCGATTTCGCGGCGATCGCGGAGACGACGGAAGTCCAGTTCGACAAGCTCGTCGATGTCCATTTCAAGGGCGTCTTCTTTTTGACGCAGGCGTTGCTGCCGCTTATCGAAGATGGTGGACGGATCGTGAATCTGTCTTCCGGACTCACTCGCATGTCTACACCGGGGTGGTCGGCCTATGCCGCGGCCAAGGGGGCAGTCGAAGTTCTGACGGTGTATATGGCAAAGGAACTGGGGAGCCGCAAGATTGCCGTCAACGTCGTTGCACCGGGCGCCATCGAAACCGACTTCTTCGGCGGGGCCGTGCGCGATACGCCCGAGTTCAATCAGTTCTTCGCGGAAATGACGGCGATGGGGCGCGTTGGCGTGGCGGACGACATCGGCCCAATGATCGCCACTCTGCTCGGTGCGGACAATCGTTGGATCACGGCGCAGAGAATCGAAGTTTCGGGCGGGCAAGGTATCTGA
- a CDS encoding YdeI/OmpD-associated family protein — protein MTEPRLTFLDQNEWENWLTQNADTSTGIWLRLAKKRAGLPTLTYEQALESALCHGWIDGQKQTESEEYWLQRFTRRSAKSIWSRLNKDRAEALIAAGRMLPSGMREIEKAKEDGRWEAAYTSASNSVVPDDLQAALDANPKASAFFATLNGRNRYAILFRLQNAKKPATRMRKIEEFIGMLNRGETIHP, from the coding sequence ATGACCGAGCCTCGTCTGACATTCCTCGACCAGAACGAATGGGAAAACTGGCTAACGCAAAACGCTGATACCTCGACCGGAATATGGCTGCGCCTTGCCAAAAAACGCGCCGGGCTGCCAACCTTGACCTACGAACAGGCGTTGGAAAGCGCCCTCTGTCATGGCTGGATCGATGGTCAAAAACAGACTGAAAGTGAAGAATACTGGTTGCAACGCTTCACTCGACGCTCCGCAAAAAGTATCTGGTCCCGGCTCAACAAAGACCGGGCCGAAGCGCTAATCGCTGCAGGCAGAATGCTTCCTTCGGGCATGCGAGAGATCGAGAAAGCCAAAGAGGATGGCCGCTGGGAGGCTGCCTATACGTCGGCCAGCAATTCGGTCGTGCCGGACGACCTGCAGGCCGCACTGGACGCCAATCCCAAGGCGAGCGCGTTCTTCGCGACGCTGAACGGCCGAAACCGCTACGCCATCCTGTTTCGGCTACAGAATGCCAAAAAGCCCGCAACACGGATGCGCAAGATCGAGGAGTTCATCGGCATGCTGAATCGCGGTGAAACCATTCATCCCTAA
- a CDS encoding LysR family transcriptional regulator, with amino-acid sequence MDELRAISTFIRAAELGSFNRAAQAQGSTPQAVSKAIRQLEEHLGVRLFHRTTRKSALTEDGARLLESVRDSMEGVRAAMNRVRSAAYEDEGPIRISAAGAVGRKVLMPVIAEFSALYPAVSFDLLLEERLTDAVSERIDVGFKAGNAPVSQVVSRRLFPIQLVVCASPDYLSRCDAPVRIDDLAKHRCVGYRQPGTGQPMPWEFQVGGETVFKTMSPVVCCSDPEAEMHAVLTGMGIGQIDSVNASAPLRAGRLVPLLVGSTSERMGLYMFYAQRTNMPRRVRRFIDFAMDRLGVTGEFNVPVAALRKMAKRNGSRR; translated from the coding sequence GTGGACGAACTTCGAGCGATTTCCACCTTTATCCGCGCTGCCGAACTGGGCAGCTTCAACCGGGCCGCGCAAGCGCAGGGCAGCACACCGCAGGCAGTCAGCAAGGCAATTCGTCAGCTTGAAGAGCATCTCGGCGTGCGGCTCTTTCACCGCACGACGCGCAAGAGCGCATTGACCGAGGACGGAGCGCGGCTGCTGGAATCTGTGCGCGACAGCATGGAGGGCGTGCGCGCCGCGATGAACCGCGTGCGCAGTGCGGCTTACGAGGACGAAGGGCCTATTCGCATCAGTGCAGCCGGTGCGGTGGGCCGCAAAGTATTGATGCCGGTCATCGCCGAATTCAGCGCGCTCTATCCGGCGGTCAGCTTCGACCTGCTGCTTGAAGAGCGCCTGACCGACGCTGTCTCCGAGCGCATCGATGTCGGATTCAAGGCAGGCAACGCCCCCGTCTCGCAGGTCGTGTCACGCCGGTTGTTTCCCATTCAGCTCGTCGTGTGCGCGTCTCCCGACTATCTCTCGAGATGCGATGCGCCTGTGCGCATCGACGATCTCGCGAAGCATCGTTGCGTGGGCTATCGCCAACCCGGCACTGGGCAACCCATGCCATGGGAGTTCCAGGTGGGCGGCGAGACCGTGTTCAAAACGATGTCGCCAGTCGTTTGCTGCAGCGACCCGGAGGCGGAGATGCATGCAGTGCTGACGGGCATGGGTATCGGGCAAATCGATAGCGTCAACGCGTCGGCGCCGTTACGTGCTGGACGACTGGTACCGCTGCTCGTCGGCTCGACGAGCGAACGCATGGGCCTCTACATGTTCTACGCGCAACGAACCAACATGCCGCGCCGCGTGCGCCGTTTCATCGACTTCGCGATGGATCGGTTAGGTGTCACGGGCGAGTTCAACGTGCCGGTGGCCGCGTTAAGAAAAATGGCGAAGCGAAATGGCAGTCGACGCTGA
- a CDS encoding thiamine pyrophosphate-binding protein: MTSISTLNPLSAIERRGADLFVEVLQNEGVRHIFGNPGTTELPLLDALADSAGIDYVLGLHEASVVAMADGYAQASGRPGFVNLHTAGGLGNAMGAILNAKMANTPLVVTAGQQDTRHGVTDPLLHGDLVGIARPNVKWAEEIHHPEHIPMLLRRALQDCRTGPAGPVFLSLPIDTMERRTTMDVGEASRIERASVASALDQLAAELAQVTPGRLALVVGEEVFSADASGEAVTLAEVLGAPVFGASWPGRIPFPTAHPQWRGSLPPKASDMRERLAPFDAVLLLGGHSLISYPYSEGPAVPAHCRLFQLTGDGHQLGRVHGTALGLVGDLRLSLSALLPMFERKLLPQTTEAIARLREAAARERDARRAEVVDRSAREFDAQTTTPFVAAFEAIRAIGPDLPIVDEAPVSIAHVRACLDSASARQYVFTRSAILGWGMPAAVGTSLGLDRSPVVCLVGDGSSMYSPQALWTAAHERVPVTFIVFNNREYNILKNNVRARTQYRGTGTNRFIGMDLTDPAIDFVRLAASLGVRARRIERAGDIAAAVEDGIRSGLPNLIEVPISR, translated from the coding sequence ATGACGTCGATTTCGACCCTTAACCCACTGAGCGCAATTGAACGGCGCGGCGCGGATCTTTTTGTGGAGGTCCTGCAGAACGAAGGCGTGCGGCATATCTTCGGCAATCCGGGGACAACCGAGCTGCCGTTGCTTGACGCACTGGCCGACAGCGCCGGCATCGACTATGTTCTCGGCCTGCACGAGGCCTCCGTCGTTGCGATGGCGGACGGTTATGCGCAGGCCTCCGGCCGGCCGGGATTTGTCAATCTCCACACGGCTGGCGGCCTCGGCAACGCGATGGGCGCGATCCTCAACGCGAAGATGGCGAACACGCCACTCGTCGTCACCGCCGGACAGCAGGACACACGACACGGTGTGACCGATCCGCTGCTCCACGGCGATCTCGTCGGCATCGCGCGCCCGAACGTGAAGTGGGCGGAGGAGATTCACCATCCCGAGCATATCCCGATGCTGTTGCGCCGCGCCCTGCAGGACTGCCGCACGGGTCCGGCCGGCCCGGTGTTCCTGTCGTTACCGATCGACACGATGGAGCGTCGCACGACCATGGATGTCGGCGAGGCGTCCCGAATCGAACGCGCCTCGGTGGCTAGCGCGCTTGACCAACTGGCTGCCGAGCTTGCGCAGGTGACGCCCGGCCGCCTTGCGCTCGTGGTTGGTGAAGAGGTCTTCTCGGCGGATGCCAGCGGCGAGGCCGTGACACTCGCCGAGGTGCTCGGCGCGCCGGTCTTCGGCGCATCCTGGCCAGGCCGCATTCCCTTCCCGACCGCCCATCCGCAGTGGCGAGGAAGCTTGCCGCCGAAGGCCTCCGACATGCGAGAGAGGCTCGCTCCTTTCGATGCGGTTCTGCTGCTCGGTGGCCATTCGCTGATCAGCTACCCCTATTCCGAAGGACCCGCCGTCCCGGCGCATTGCCGGCTTTTCCAACTCACGGGCGACGGCCATCAGCTTGGCCGGGTCCATGGAACGGCGCTAGGTCTCGTCGGCGATCTACGACTGTCGCTCAGCGCGCTACTGCCGATGTTCGAGCGGAAACTTCTGCCGCAGACAACAGAGGCGATCGCGAGGCTGCGCGAGGCAGCGGCCCGCGAGCGCGATGCACGCCGGGCTGAGGTAGTAGATCGCTCGGCCCGCGAGTTCGACGCGCAGACAACGACCCCCTTCGTCGCGGCATTCGAGGCGATCCGGGCAATCGGACCGGACCTTCCAATCGTCGACGAAGCTCCTGTGTCGATCGCGCATGTCCGTGCCTGTCTCGATTCGGCCTCGGCCCGACAATACGTTTTCACCCGCAGCGCGATTCTCGGCTGGGGCATGCCGGCGGCAGTGGGCACGTCGCTGGGGCTGGATCGCAGCCCCGTGGTCTGCCTGGTTGGCGACGGCTCATCGATGTACTCGCCGCAGGCACTCTGGACGGCGGCGCACGAACGCGTGCCCGTTACTTTCATCGTTTTCAACAATCGCGAATACAACATCCTGAAGAACAACGTCCGCGCTCGGACGCAGTACCGCGGCACCGGAACGAACAGGTTTATCGGCATGGACCTTACCGACCCCGCGATCGATTTTGTGAGACTCGCTGCGTCGCTCGGTGTGCGGGCGCGGCGTATCGAGCGGGCCGGCGACATCGCCGCCGCGGTGGAGGATGGCATCCGTTCGGGGCTGCCAAACCTCATTGAAGTGCCGATATCGCGTTGA
- a CDS encoding BON domain-containing protein encodes MRALQIKTRLVIVVAFALPAFVFINGCNSTATQAVTAPGKTSTDDAALAARVKQALVADPELRSLPMSVATYRGVVQLSGYVDSEAQIQKALAVTRGVAGVQSVSNDLQLGPH; translated from the coding sequence ATGCGCGCGCTACAAATCAAAACCCGATTGGTGATCGTTGTGGCATTCGCGCTCCCTGCGTTCGTGTTCATCAACGGCTGCAATTCGACAGCGACGCAGGCCGTGACCGCCCCGGGGAAGACGTCTACGGACGATGCTGCACTCGCCGCCAGGGTGAAGCAGGCGCTCGTCGCCGACCCGGAGCTGAGATCGTTGCCGATGAGCGTTGCAACGTATCGAGGCGTCGTGCAGTTGTCGGGATACGTGGATTCAGAGGCACAGATTCAGAAAGCACTTGCCGTGACGCGCGGCGTGGCGGGGGTGCAATCCGTGAGCAACGATCTGCAACTCGGGCCGCACTAA
- a CDS encoding class I tRNA ligase family protein has protein sequence MSHRYITTPIYYVNDRPHLGHAYASVHADIMARYLRAAGHKVLLLTGADEHGEKIAKAAMQANEAPHGFAERHARTFEEAWRRLAVEPDLFIRTTAPAHANVVSDCLTRLFKAGEIYLADYEGLYSVGQERFVTDKELVDGKLPEDKEPPVLRREPNYFFRMEAHREWMRQLLLDTPDLIQPTQYRNEILKLLEEPIGDLSISRPVDRLDWGIPIPWDAGHVTYVWFDALLSYVSPLGYPEQPAFADYWPSVRHVIGKDILRTHTLFWLSMTHALGIAPYRRLHVSGHLLGSDGRKMSKSLGNGVDPLEAADTYGVDTLRYTLIREVSFGFDGIISNAVIEQRLNRDLADNLGNLVARTLAMVMRYRGGSVPAPKATEASEDALIARASELPSTVLALVEEMKLGRAAERVMEFATELNGYIASSAPWVLAKDSGASDRLDTVLYTLLEAIYSVSNLLAPVMPGKMFELRSLLGASAEPCWNLAWGDGVKPGSRIKEGILFPKRMGIDAAET, from the coding sequence ATGTCTCACCGTTACATCACCACGCCGATTTACTACGTGAACGACCGGCCCCATCTAGGCCACGCCTACGCGAGTGTCCACGCCGACATCATGGCCCGCTACCTGCGCGCGGCCGGACATAAGGTGTTGCTGCTCACCGGTGCGGACGAGCATGGCGAGAAAATAGCCAAGGCTGCGATGCAAGCCAACGAAGCGCCTCACGGGTTCGCAGAGCGCCACGCACGGACGTTTGAAGAGGCGTGGCGGCGCCTGGCGGTAGAACCGGACCTGTTCATTCGTACCACTGCTCCTGCACACGCCAACGTGGTCTCCGATTGTCTGACGCGACTGTTCAAAGCAGGCGAGATCTATCTGGCCGACTATGAAGGCCTTTACTCGGTTGGTCAGGAGCGCTTTGTCACGGACAAGGAACTGGTGGACGGCAAGCTTCCTGAGGACAAGGAACCGCCTGTATTGCGACGCGAACCCAACTATTTCTTCCGCATGGAAGCGCACCGCGAGTGGATGCGCCAACTGTTGCTGGACACCCCGGATCTGATCCAGCCGACGCAATACCGCAACGAGATTTTGAAGCTTCTGGAAGAGCCAATAGGCGATCTGAGTATCTCGCGTCCCGTGGATCGGCTCGACTGGGGCATCCCGATTCCATGGGATGCCGGACATGTGACCTACGTCTGGTTCGATGCGCTGCTTAGCTACGTTTCGCCTCTCGGCTATCCCGAACAACCCGCCTTCGCTGATTACTGGCCATCAGTGCGACACGTGATCGGCAAAGATATCCTGCGCACCCATACGCTGTTCTGGCTAAGCATGACGCATGCGCTGGGAATCGCGCCGTATCGACGCCTGCACGTTTCCGGGCATCTGCTCGGTTCCGATGGTCGCAAGATGAGCAAGTCGCTTGGCAACGGTGTCGATCCGCTTGAGGCGGCGGACACGTACGGCGTCGATACACTGCGCTACACGCTGATCCGCGAGGTCAGCTTCGGCTTTGACGGAATAATCAGTAATGCTGTGATTGAACAGCGGCTAAACCGCGACCTCGCCGATAACCTGGGGAACCTCGTGGCCCGTACGCTTGCCATGGTGATGAGATATCGCGGTGGATCTGTGCCTGCGCCGAAGGCCACCGAGGCTTCGGAAGATGCGCTTATTGCGCGGGCAAGCGAGTTGCCAAGTACCGTTCTCGCGCTGGTCGAAGAGATGAAATTGGGCCGTGCTGCAGAGCGGGTGATGGAGTTCGCGACAGAGCTGAACGGCTATATTGCGAGCAGTGCGCCATGGGTGCTGGCGAAAGACAGCGGTGCGTCCGACCGGCTGGATACGGTGCTCTATACGCTGTTGGAAGCGATATACAGTGTTTCTAACCTGCTTGCTCCGGTGATGCCCGGCAAGATGTTTGAGCTGCGGTCTTTACTCGGTGCTTCTGCTGAACCGTGTTGGAACTTGGCTTGGGGCGATGGCGTGAAACCGGGGAGCAGAATCAAGGAGGGAATTCTGTTTCCTAAGCGGATGGGCATAGATGCCGCGGAAACGTGA
- a CDS encoding LirA/MavJ family T4SS effector, whose translation MTTLEKLMTEMRFVLTEKKPNEDRKRAPQTEIDRESEMKDYACIYDFLENKQKFEPALSRLSALMWSHYRMMTLQDSQAPLGKSIPTGNLFTRALGLVAHQHGFTFQQGLAAETDFNTVPISVKLTKSDPYIGYLIRHKLFWKDVIATDHGEHSHSLQWLVLARELSGRTTSVISDLYARTVDYYAFKDEVLGVNLWQFLVDCFPLDGGGTRDAAGSLLTDSYRAPNNVTRHLIGYANNLKPLKGHFISDYFCRRYKKRGWVELKGSSVNFKAFEQSEGNADWVRGTTKFNEARLKRTGLAHDNAFSSRVGHEVVYHQAPGKLYMSD comes from the coding sequence ATGACAACGCTCGAAAAACTGATGACTGAAATGCGGTTTGTCTTGACCGAAAAGAAGCCAAATGAAGATCGAAAGCGCGCCCCGCAAACGGAGATTGATCGGGAAAGCGAAATGAAGGATTACGCTTGCATTTACGATTTCCTCGAAAACAAACAGAAATTTGAGCCCGCCTTATCCCGGCTTTCCGCATTGATGTGGAGTCACTACCGGATGATGACTTTGCAAGACAGCCAGGCCCCCCTCGGAAAGTCAATCCCTACGGGAAATCTGTTCACGCGAGCGCTAGGCCTCGTGGCTCATCAACATGGTTTCACTTTCCAGCAAGGCCTCGCGGCGGAAACCGACTTCAACACCGTGCCCATCAGCGTTAAGCTGACCAAATCGGATCCCTACATTGGCTACTTGATCAGGCACAAGCTTTTCTGGAAGGACGTGATTGCGACTGATCACGGAGAGCATAGCCATAGCCTGCAATGGCTCGTGCTCGCCAGAGAACTGAGTGGCAGGACAACCTCTGTCATCTCGGATCTCTATGCACGTACCGTTGACTACTATGCCTTCAAGGATGAAGTGCTGGGCGTCAATCTATGGCAGTTTCTAGTCGATTGCTTCCCGCTCGATGGCGGCGGTACGCGCGACGCTGCCGGCTCACTGCTGACTGACAGCTACCGGGCGCCGAACAACGTCACCCGCCATCTGATCGGGTATGCCAATAATTTGAAGCCCTTGAAAGGCCATTTTATATCGGATTATTTTTGCCGCCGATACAAAAAGCGGGGATGGGTAGAGCTCAAAGGGTCGTCCGTCAACTTCAAGGCTTTCGAACAAAGCGAAGGAAACGCGGACTGGGTGCGAGGCACGACGAAGTTCAACGAGGCGCGCCTGAAGAGAACGGGACTGGCGCATGACAACGCGTTTTCAAGCCGCGTCGGCCACGAGGTTGTCTATCACCAGGCTCCGGGAAAGCTGTACATGAGCGACTAG